A region of Triplophysa dalaica isolate WHDGS20190420 chromosome 20, ASM1584641v1, whole genome shotgun sequence DNA encodes the following proteins:
- the plxnb1a gene encoding plexin-B1: MSDKCVFAVHGMALIITLLQSLLLAILGAPRVYSSYPRFSSNETVFQHLALHPDPSIGTVYVGARDHLFQLSGLDGLRLEVDERTGPVRDSKYCLPPVTQENCPQAGLVNNHNKLLLVDPYSFQLITCGSVHQGTCQKRSLENVNKVLFSTERPVDTQYVAANDPTVSTVGLVVRPHDKDPVLYVGRGYTSSHPPVSTRQLLTEPVFSYEETAKLAVAGRLSEYDHNFVATFARRNHVYFLFFRRDLKATREYHTYVARVCLDDQAYYSYVEVPLTCRSGATGKNYNLLQGAQVGDKDNVASQVLLGVFSTAVSGASGPSEDSALCLYNLDEVDHRIDETRDLCYTQDGEKRGNKVAYIEYEVKSSCANLPTNTLNAYPCGSDHTPSPMASREPVEAEAVLYNPSTRLTSVAVSVKERHSIVFLGDSKGNLHKVFVGASGQVRRYSTVLIQAGTAINSDLLLDSSHKHLYIMTSNSVEKRPVAECEKHTDCTSCLDAKDPYCGWCVLDGRCGMRSDCKLGSVEGHWLWSFDEQHQCLRVESLSQYNASLGEQKQIAVDVPGLPSLSEGDMYSCFFEDTETAASLQGTTVTCATPEAHKLPPVPQGDDCVRVRLSLRFRRVTVAVSDFTFYDCSVVQQLSGSLPCSGCVSSRWQCNWCIHLHICTHRSICDRGLIIYNQYFTFPTSAPQTIKDVDTNTFTTATPSTTTLPTTEVAITTEAVDTTTPSMTAPTTLEPTVAPTTPLETTTPIDNHLTTHNHATTASSNQSATTTESSDTTTDPPTPSQNVTEIEERVQVGLLTSTLTPPSQGFTVDSFHEEAAEFTLPTLRPGEVVTMGAMGEVMPSSSSEVVTLSQAELDIDALIDTGVSVSSASAPSGDGEAGLDSSDFPLAPDMDYQSDSADHILLGKESLPVSVGSHACPCVESVQGSSLLPVNVERKITLAGRNLHLYEDKDLDYQCVLVIEGQSVVVDAFVEVDETQASLFFITCQLHKYSYSTEVDEYRSTISVRRRDSYQIDYPEDLNVRLYNCSVGRSDCSRCHTADQQYGCVWCEGSRSSCVYKSSCSDQVQHTCPAPYIHTIMPLSGPVEGGTVVTVSGSNLGQRAEDIQHSVTVAGVPCTVIPDRYEVSSRIICETTASGGERSGHISVEVKGGGIGQSAQRFSYQDPVLLGVSPLKGPMSGGTSLTITGQNLQTGHPSEISVLIGGVPCHISSEQHNDHVECVTGANNRTLESAVTVWFGKAQRHLQEVMYHYTPDPNVTNAVPSKSFLSGGRIIRVSGQHLDVVQEPRIRVTLTPIEPMSQKKKRRSTRYAPLKRKRRIVPEPDCREDSLCVVKQVEERCTVNSSSLILCPTPEVGSEALRAAVSVHFLLDNLHFEFEAVNGGPFSYEPNPVLHNLNQLDTSKPFRQKPGSIISVEGENLDLAMSKEEVVALIGDGECAVKTLTRNHLYCEPPALQPPVTASKKRDTNDALPEFTVRMGNLNFSLGRLQYDSQGQATFPLEAQVGVGVGASIVALIVLVIVLIYRRKSKQALRDYKKVQIQLENLETSVRDRCKKEFTDLMTEMMDVSSDLMGSGIPFLDYRRYSERIFFPGHRDSPLRRDLDVPTCRRATVEQGLVQLSNLLNSKLFLTKFIHTLEAQRTFSPRDRAYVASLLTVALHGKLEYFTDILKTLLSHLVEQYTTKNPKLMLRRTESVVEKLLTNWMSICLYSFLRDTAGESFYMLFRAIKHQVDKGPVDAVTGKAKYTLNDNRLLREDIEYRTLTLNVLLSSGGTTETQPVPTKVLDCDTITQVKEKILEQTCKGTTYSQRPAPDSVHLEWRAGMAGHLILSDQDLTSVTQGSWKRLNTLQHYKVPDGATVTLVSRQSKQIHHDSHDYIPGEKTPMLDDGDDEGVKQWHLVKANEESDLPKHRRGSMRDKDRERAKAIPEIYLTRLLSVKGTLQKFVDDLFTVILSTSRPVPLAVKYFFDLLDDQAAQHNITDPETIHIWKTNSLPLRFWINILKNPPFIFDVHASDNVDAVLSVIAQTFMDSCTIADHKLGRDSPINKLLYARDIPRYKQMVERYYSDIRQTIPVSDQEMNSALAELSRNYSSEVNHLVALHELYKYINKYYDQIITALEEDSTAQKMQLGYRLQQIAAAVENKVTDL; this comes from the exons ATGTCTGACAAATG TGTTTTTGCAGTGCATGGGATGGCCCTCATCATCACCCTGCTTCAGTCCCTCCTCCTAGCCATTCTGGGAGCCCCAAGGGTCTATAGCAGTTATCCTCGCTTCTCATCCAATGAGACGGTCTTCCAACACCTTGCCTTGCACCCTGACCCCAGCATAGGGACGGTCTACGTGGGGGCACGAGATCATCTGTTCCAGCTCTCCGGTCTCGATGGCCTCCGTCTTGAAGTGGATGAGAGAACGGGGCCGGTCAGAGATAGTAAATACTGCCTGCCTCCGGTGACGCAGGAGAATTGTCCTCAGGCTGGACTTGTGAACAACCACAACAAACTGCTGCTGGTGGATCCATACTCCTTCCAGCTCATCACCTGTGGTAGTGTGCATCAGGGCACCTGCCAAAAACGCAGTCTCGAAAATGTGAACAAGGTTCTTTTCTCTACCGAGAGACCTGTTGACACTCAGTACGTAGCGGCTAACGACCCGACCGTTTCAACAGTTGGACTTGTAGTGCGGCCGCATGACAAAGATCCAGTTTTGTATGTGGGTCGAGGCTACACCAGCAGTCACCCGCCGGTCTCCACTCGACAACTTTTAACAGAGCCTGTGTTTTCCTACGAGGAAACCGCCAAACTCGCTGTCGCCGGCCGGCTCTCGGAATACGATCACAATTTCGTTGCTACATTTGCGCGACGCAACCATGTCTACTTCTTGTTCTTTAGGCGTGACCTGAAAGCTACAAGGGAATATCATACGTACGTGGCACGGGTGTGTCTTGACGACCAGGCGTATTACTCCTACGTCGAAGTTCCGCTGACGTGCCGCTCGGGTGCGACGGGAAAGAACTACAATCTCCTCCAGGGGGCACAAGTGGGTGATAAGGATAACGTAGCCTCGCAAGTTTTATTGGGAGTCTTCTCGACTGCGGTTAGTGGTGCTAGTGGACCAAGTGAGGATTCGGCGTTGTGCTTGTACAATTTGGATGAGGTGGACCATCGTATTGATGAGACTCGAGATCTGTGCTACACGCAGGATGGGGAGAAAAGGGGCAACAAGGTGGCATACATCGAATACGAAGTTAAATCCAGCTGTGCCAACCTGCCAACG AACACCCTGAATGCTTACCCTTGCGGCTCAGATCACACCCCCAGTCCAATGGCGAGCCGGGAGCCGGTTGAAGCTGAAGCGGTATTGTACAACCCGTCAACCCGTCTTACCTCTGTGGCCGTCAGTGTGAAGGAGCGGCACAGCATTGTCTTCCTGGGTGACTCCAAAGGCAATTTACATAAG GTGTTCGTGGGCGCGTCAGGACAGGTCAGGAGATACTCCACCGTTCTCATTCAAGCGGGTACGGCCATCAACAGCGACTTACTTTTGGATTCCTCACATAAACATCTCTACATCATGACCAGCAACTCT gtgGAGAAGAGGCCTGTGGCGGAGTGTGAAAAGCACACAGATTGCACTTCCTGTCTGGATGCCAAGGACCCGTACTGTGGTTGGTGTGTCCTTGATGGACG GTGTGGGATGCGGTCAGACTGTAAGTTGGGCTCGGTGGAAGGTCATTGGCTGTGGAGTTTCGATGAACAGCATCAGTGTTTAAGAGTGGAGTCACTGAGTCAATATAACGCCAGCCTGGGAGAACAGAAACAG ATTGCTGTGGATGTACCAGGTTTGCCAAGCCTGTCAGAGGGTGACATGTACTCCTGTTTTTttgaagacactgaaacagcTGCTTCTCTCCAGGGGACCACAGTTACCTGTGCCACACCTGAGGCCCACAAACTCCCTCCTGTACCACAGGGTGATG ATTGTGTGCGTGTCAGACTGTCCCTGCGCTTCCGGAGAGTCACTGTAGCCGTCTCAGACTTCACCTTCTATGATTGTTCTGTGGTCCAGCAGCTCTCTGGCAGTCTGCC GTGTAGTGGTTGTGTAAGCAGCCGCTGGCAGTGTAATTGGTGCATCCATCTGCACATCTGCACTCACAGATCCATATGTGACCGTGGCCTGATCATCTACAACCAATAT tttacattcCCCACATCTGCGCCGCAAACTATTAAAGACGTTGACACGAACACGTTTACCACCGCGACACCCTCTACGACAACCCTCCCCACCACCGAGGTTGCCATAACAACCGAAGCCGTTGACACGACTACTCCTTCCATGACCGCTCCCACTACTCTGGAGCCGACCGTTGCCCCCACCACACCTCTGGAAACCACAACTCCGATCGACAACCACCTCACGACCCACAACCACGCAACAACTGCCTCTTCGAACCAATCCGCTACCACCACAGAGTCGAGCGATACGACCACAGACCCCCCGACTCCCTCGCAAAACGTCACTGAGATCGAGGAGAGAGTGCAGGTAGGTCTGCTGACGTCGACTCTGACCCCTCCATCACAAGGGTTTACGGTTGATTCGTTCCATGAGGAGGCTGCCGAATTCACACTGCCTACGTTGAGACCCGGGGAAGTAGTTACTATGGGGGCAATGGGTGAAGTTATGCCCTCTTCGTCTTCTGAGGTGGTGACGCTCTCGCAGGCGGAGCTGGATATAGATGCACTCATAGACACGGGCGTCTCGGTGTCGTCTGCTAGCGCCCCCTCTGGTGACGGTGAGGCAGGCCTTGATTCCTCCGATTTCCCCCTTGCTCCGGACATGGATTACCAGTCCGACTCGGCAGATCATATTCTTCTG GGAAAAGAGAGTTTGCCAGTAAGTGTAGGTTCTCACGCCTGCCCGTGTGTGGAGAGCGTCCAGGGCAGTTCCCTGCTTCCTGTCAACGTCGAGAGGAAGATCACTTTAGCCGGCCGTAACCTGCACCTCTACGAG GACAAAGATCTGGATTACCAGTGTGTGTTGGTGATCGAGGGCCAGTCAGTGGTGGTGGACGCATTCGTGGAAGTTGATGAAACTCAAGCATCCCTCTTCTTCATCACCTGCCAGCTACACAAG TACTCCTACTCCACTGAAGTGGATGAATACAGGTCCACCATCTCAGTTAGGAGGAGAGACTCTTATCAGATTGACTACCCAGAAGATCTCAATG TGCGGCTTTATAACTGCTCTGTGGGTCGATCGGACTGCAGTCGATGTCACACGGCCGATCAGCAGTACGGGTGCGTGTGGTGTGAGGGCTCTCGCTCCAGCTGCGTCTACAAGAGCTCCTGTTCAGACCAAGTCCAGCACACCTGTCCTGCTCCTTACATACACACG attATGCCTCTTTCGGGTCCGGTGGAGGGCGGCACAGTGGTCACAGTCTCTGGATCAAATCTGGGTCAGAGAGCAGAGGACATCCAGCACTCTGTGACTGTAGCAGGAGTCCCGTGCACAGTCATACCCGACAGATACGAGGTCTCCTCAAG aATAATCTGTGAGACCACGGCGAGTGGAGGGGAGAGAAGCGGCCACATCTCGGTGGAGGTTAAAGGCGGAGGAATCGGGCAGTCTGCCCAGCGCTTCAGTTACCAG GACCCGGTGTTATTGGGCGTGTCTCCTCTCAAAGGCCCAATGTCGGGCGGCACATCACTCACAATCACAGGACAAAACCTTCAAACGGGCCATCCCAGCGAGATCAGCGTCCTGATTGGAGGAGTCCCATGTCACAT TTCCTCTGAGCAGCACAACGATCATGTTGAATGTGTGACCGGAGCGAATAACAGGACCCTAGAAAGCGCCGTCACAGTGTGGTTTGGTAAAGCACAGCGCCATCTACAGGAAGTCATGTATCATTACACACCGGACCCCAATGTGACCAATGCTGTTCCTTCTAAAAGCTTCCTCAG TGGCGGTCGTATCATTCGAGTGTCCGGCCAGCATCTGGATGTGGTACAGGAGCCTCGTATCCGCGTGACCCTGACCCCTATAGAGCCCATGTCTCagaaaaagaagagaagaaGCACCCGATACGCTCCTCTTAAAAGGAAACGACGTATCGTCCCGGAACCAGACTGCCGTGAAGATAGCCTCTGTGTTGTCAAACAG GTTGAAGAGCGGTGCACGGTTAACAGTTCTAGCCTAATCCTGTGTCCCACTCCGGAGGTGGGGTCCGAGGCCCTGCGCGCCGCTGTTAGCGTCCATTTCCTCTTGGATAACCTCCATTTTGAATTTGAGGCGGTCAACGGCGGGCCCTTCAGTTATGAGCCGAACCCTGTTCTTCACAACCTCAATCAACTTGACACCAGCAAACCCTTCAGACAGAAACCTGGCAGCATCATTTCAGTGGAG GGGGAGAACTTGGACCTGGCCATGTCTAAGGAAGAGGTAGTCGCTCTTATCGGGGATGGAGAATGCGCCGTGAAGACTTTAACCAGGAATCACTTGTACTGTGAGCCTCCAGCACTGCAGCCACCAGTGACGGCTTCTAAAAAACGAGACACGAATGACGCGCTCCCAGAATTCACT GTGAGGATGGGCAATCTGAACTTCTCTCTGGGTCGGCTGCAGTATGATTCTCAGGGTCAGGCCACTTTCCCTCTGGAGGCTCAGGTGGGAGTCGGGGTGGGAGCCTCTATCGTGGCTCTCATTGTGCTGGTTATCGTCCTCATATACCG gaGGAAAAGCAAACAGGCGCTACGGGACTATAAGAAAGTTCAGATCCAGCTGGAGAATTTGGAGACGAGTGTCCGAGACCGCTGTAAAAAGGAATTCACAG ATCTCATGACGGAGATGATGGATGTATCCAGCGATCTGATGGGATCTGGAATTCCGTTTCTGGACTATCGTAGATACTCCGAGAGGATCTTTTTCCCCGGTCACAGAGATTCACCGCTGAGGAGGGATCTTGATGTTCCGACTTGTCGCCGGGCCACCGTGGAGCAAGGCCTGGTTCAGCTCTCCAACCTTCTCAACAGCAAACTGTTCCTCACCAAG TTCATTCACACTCTGGAAGCCCAGCGGACCTTCTCTCCGAGGGACAGGGCGTACGTGGCCTCCCTCTTGACGGTGGCGCTACACGGCAAGCTGGAATACTTCACAGACATCTTAAAAACTTTACTGAGTCACCTGGTGGAGCAGTACACCACTAAAAACCCCAAACTCATGCTGCGCAG GACCGAGTCTGTGGTGGAGAAGCTGTTGACTAACTGGATGTCGATTTGCCTGTACTCTTTCCTCAGG GACACGGCAGGCGAGTCGTTCTACATGCTGTTCAGAGCCATAAAGCATCAGGTGGATAAAGGGCCTGTGGACGCCGTTACAGGCAAAGCTAAATACACGCTGAACGACAACAGACTCCTGCGAGAAGACATAGAGTACCGCACGCTG ACTCTGAATGTTCTGCTGAGCAGCGGAGGCACCACTGAGACTCAACCGGTCCCCACCAAAGTTTTGGATTGTGACACCATCACTCAGGTGAAGGAGAAGATCCTGGAACAGACGTGCAAGGGGACGACATATTCCCAAAGACCCGCTCCAGACTCTGTTCATCTGG AATGGAGAGCAGGAATGGCCGGTCACCTGATACTGTCGGATCAAGATTTGACATCGGTGACTCAGGGGTCTTGGAAACGTCTCAACACTTTACAGCACTACAAG GTTCCTGATGGTGCCACAGTGACGCTGGTGTCCAGACAGTCCAAGCAAATCCACCACGACAGCCATGACTACATACCAGGAGAGA agacTCCAATGTTGGACGATGGAGATGATGAAGGAGTCAAACAGTGGCACCTGGTGAAGGCCAACGAGGAGTCAGATTTACCCAAACACAGACGGGGCAGTATGAGAGATAAAGACCGTGAGCGAGCCAAGGCTATACCTGAGATCTACCTCACGCGACTGCTGTCTGTGAAG GGTACACTGCAGAAGTTTGTGGATGATTTGTTCACTGTGATTTTGAGCACCAGTCGACCGGTTCCTCTGGCTGTCAAATACTTCTTCGATTTGTTGGATGACCAGGCCGCACAGCACAACATTACAGACCCAGAGACTATTCACATATGGAAAACAAACAG CTTGCCGCTGCGATTCTGgatcaatattttgaagaaccctCCGTTCATTTTTGACGTTCACGCCTCTGATAATGTCGACGCTGTGCTGTCAGTCATCGCTCAGACCTTCATGGATTCCTGCACAATCGCCGACCACAAGCTGGGCAGG GATTCCCCAATCAATAAGCTTTTGTATGCTCGTGATATCCCACGCTACAAACAAATGGTGGAAAG ATATTATTCAGATATAAGACAAACCATCCCCGTCAGTGACCAAGAGATGAATTCGGCTCTAGCTGAACTGTCCAGG AACTACTCAAGTGAAGTGAATCATCTGGTGGCATTGCATGAGTTATACAAGTATATCAACAAATACTATGATCAG ATCATCACAGCATTAGAGGAGGACTCCACAGCTCAGAAGATGCAGCTGGGATACAGACTCCAACAGATCGCCGCAGCTGTTGAGAATAAAGTcactgacctttga